A genomic window from Bacteroidales bacterium includes:
- a CDS encoding Wzz/FepE/Etk N-terminal domain-containing protein, whose amino-acid sequence MNYFDSENLFKVVNKWRKILLILISVTLIISYSGTFLIKPKYKATVILLPCSTNSISKALISINPTSKEDIMEFGSDEKVEQMLQILNSSEVRDRIINKFNLMEHYDINFNSRYPYTKLYNKYKKLITFKKNEYMAVEIDVLDCNPQTAADIANEITNSFDTIINKTQKERAKIGFNIVKNEYDLFEKHIKDLEDSLNKLRGLGVLEYEKQAEVITDQMSAATARNNNSGAKILEEKLQVLAKYGGKYVSLRDEVIYDKEKLSDLKLKYQEAKIDAEQNIPQKFIIEKALKPEKASYPIRWLLTALTTFCTLLVSIIVIIIIEKQKP is encoded by the coding sequence ATGAATTATTTTGATTCCGAAAATCTTTTCAAAGTTGTTAACAAGTGGCGAAAAATTCTGCTGATATTAATAAGTGTAACTTTAATCATTTCATATTCCGGCACATTTCTTATAAAACCAAAATATAAAGCAACCGTTATACTCTTGCCCTGTTCAACAAATTCAATTTCCAAAGCATTAATAAGTATAAACCCAACAAGCAAAGAGGATATCATGGAATTCGGCAGCGATGAAAAAGTAGAACAAATGCTGCAAATACTTAATTCAAGTGAAGTAAGGGACCGAATTATAAATAAATTCAACCTGATGGAGCATTACGATATCAATTTCAATTCAAGATACCCATATACAAAACTTTACAATAAATATAAAAAACTGATTACTTTCAAAAAAAATGAATATATGGCTGTTGAAATAGACGTACTTGATTGCAACCCCCAAACTGCAGCCGATATTGCAAACGAAATCACAAATTCATTCGATACTATTATAAATAAAACACAAAAAGAAAGAGCAAAAATAGGATTTAATATAGTTAAGAATGAATATGACCTTTTCGAAAAACACATTAAAGATTTGGAAGATTCGCTAAATAAATTAAGAGGATTGGGTGTTCTTGAATACGAAAAACAAGCCGAAGTCATAACAGATCAAATGAGTGCAGCAACAGCAAGAAACAACAATTCTGGTGCTAAAATACTTGAAGAAAAATTACAAGTGCTTGCGAAATATGGAGGAAAATATGTTTCATTGAGAGATGAAGTAATTTATGACAAAGAAAAATTAAGTGATTTAAAACTTAAATATCAGGAAGCAAAAATTGATGCCGAGCAAAATATTCCACAGAAGTTTATAATCGAAAAAGCACTGAAACCCGAAAAAGCATCATATCCCATACGATGGCTGCTCACAGCACTTACCACTTTTTGCACTTTATTAGTCAGTATTATAGTAATTATTATTATTGAAAAACAAAAACCATAA
- a CDS encoding oligosaccharide flippase family protein: MHKKFIKNISLILFLNLLIKPIWIFGFDRVVQNQVGVADYGFYFAVLNFSFLFNILLDFGIINFNNINIAQNNHLLRKHLSSIIVLKLILGIIYLIITFICAYFIKYSFDHLLFLILLAFQQFLISFIMYLRSNLSGLHLFKIDSFISILDRLIMIPICALFLWGNLPIKFTIGIYAAIITFGYLVTAIIAMIIVFRKAKSKFLKLKWNFPFSLMIIRHSFPFAILVLLMTFYNRIDTVMLERMLPNGAEQSGVYASAYRLLDGTNMIAFLFAGMLLPIYARMLKFKDNVEDMVKLSYTLLIVPALIIAAGSFFYNKEIMMLLYPKQKFEIAEIYNIRIHQSSVIFSILMGCFICISTMYIFSTLLTANKNLKQLNIIAGCGMIINITLNIFLIPRYQAIGSALASLTTQFLVATTQVFYVQKIFRFKINYKLLGLLLIFIIGIFIINYASKNYLHFKWFVNFCIMIISCFILAFAIRIISIKAIYNILKYG; encoded by the coding sequence ATGCATAAAAAATTTATAAAGAATATAAGTTTAATTCTATTTCTAAACCTGCTGATAAAACCAATTTGGATTTTTGGGTTTGACAGAGTAGTGCAGAATCAGGTTGGAGTTGCCGACTATGGTTTTTATTTTGCCGTATTAAATTTCTCATTTCTTTTTAATATTCTTCTTGATTTCGGAATAATTAATTTCAATAATATTAATATTGCGCAGAATAATCATTTGTTACGCAAGCATCTTTCAAGCATTATTGTATTAAAACTTATTCTCGGTATTATTTATCTGATAATAACTTTTATTTGTGCGTATTTCATAAAATATTCCTTTGACCACTTGCTCTTTTTGATTTTACTTGCATTTCAGCAATTTTTAATTTCTTTTATAATGTATCTCCGTTCAAATCTTTCGGGACTGCATTTATTCAAAATTGATAGTTTTATTTCCATTCTCGACAGATTAATTATGATACCCATTTGTGCTTTATTTTTATGGGGAAATCTTCCGATAAAGTTTACAATCGGAATATATGCTGCAATAATTACTTTCGGATATTTGGTAACAGCAATAATTGCAATGATTATTGTTTTCAGAAAAGCAAAATCAAAATTCCTGAAACTAAAATGGAATTTTCCATTTTCGCTAATGATAATAAGACATAGCTTTCCTTTCGCAATTCTTGTATTACTAATGACTTTCTACAATAGAATTGATACAGTTATGCTTGAAAGAATGCTGCCTAATGGAGCAGAACAGTCAGGAGTTTACGCTTCTGCATATCGTTTGCTTGACGGAACAAATATGATTGCATTTTTGTTTGCAGGCATGCTATTGCCTATTTATGCAAGAATGCTGAAGTTTAAAGATAATGTTGAAGATATGGTAAAGTTATCTTATACTTTGCTTATTGTTCCTGCATTGATAATAGCCGCAGGTTCTTTTTTCTATAATAAAGAAATCATGATGCTTTTGTATCCTAAACAAAAATTCGAAATAGCAGAAATATATAACATACGGATACACCAATCGTCGGTGATATTTTCTATTTTAATGGGTTGCTTTATATGCATTTCAACAATGTATATTTTCAGCACATTGCTTACGGCAAATAAAAATTTAAAACAACTTAACATTATTGCGGGGTGCGGAATGATTATAAATATAACTTTAAATATATTTCTTATTCCGCGGTATCAGGCAATAGGTTCGGCGCTTGCAAGCTTAACAACCCAATTTCTGGTTGCCACAACGCAGGTTTTTTATGTACAAAAAATTTTCCGTTTTAAAATAAATTATAAGTTACTTGGTCTATTACTCATATTTATTATCGGAATATTTATAATAAATTACGCTTCAAAAAATTATTTGCATTTCAAATGGTTTGTCAATTTCTGCATTATGATTATTTCCTGTTTTATCCTCGCATTTGCAATTAGAATAATAAGTATAAAAGCGATTTACAACATACTTAAATATGGTTGA
- a CDS encoding glycosyltransferase family 1 protein — MKIAVNTRLLIKNKLDGIGWFSYETLKRITQQHPEHEFYFIFDRQHSSEFIFAENIKPVIIGPPARHPFLYVIWFEYSINRILRKIKPDVFLSPDGFVSLSSQVKTISVIHDINFEHLPEHLPFLTRTYYRFFFRRFARKSKRIATVSEFSKNDIVELYKINPDKIDVVYNGSNEIYNPLFEVEKKVVREKYTDNSPYFVFISSIQPRKNLINLFKAFEIFKEEYSSDIKLLVIGEKQWWTKKTNTVFDEMKHKNDVIFCGWLLPNELKNVLGAALALTYVSYFEGFGIPIVEAMYCDTPVITSNCTSMPEIAGDAALLVDPFSPKSICDAMLKIAKDKSVSADLIKKGQIRRQSFSWQKTADLLWNCVIKAVNS, encoded by the coding sequence ATGAAAATTGCTGTAAATACCCGACTTTTAATAAAAAACAAGCTTGACGGCATAGGTTGGTTTTCGTATGAAACGCTGAAAAGAATTACTCAGCAGCATCCCGAACATGAATTTTATTTCATTTTTGACCGGCAACATAGCAGTGAGTTTATTTTTGCAGAAAATATCAAGCCAGTTATTATTGGACCTCCCGCCCGTCACCCATTTCTTTATGTTATTTGGTTTGAATATTCAATTAACAGAATTTTAAGAAAAATCAAACCCGATGTATTTCTTTCTCCCGATGGTTTTGTTTCTCTTTCGTCTCAGGTGAAAACCATAAGCGTAATACATGATATTAATTTTGAACATCTGCCCGAGCATTTACCTTTTTTAACAAGAACTTATTATAGGTTTTTTTTCCGCAGGTTTGCACGAAAATCAAAACGTATAGCAACAGTTTCGGAATTTTCAAAAAATGACATAGTTGAACTTTATAAAATAAATCCCGATAAAATTGATGTCGTTTATAACGGTTCAAACGAAATTTATAATCCACTTTTTGAAGTTGAAAAAAAGGTAGTACGCGAAAAATATACTGATAATTCTCCATATTTCGTTTTTATAAGCTCAATACAGCCGAGAAAAAATCTTATTAATCTTTTTAAAGCATTTGAAATTTTCAAGGAAGAATACAGTTCGGATATAAAACTATTGGTGATTGGTGAAAAGCAATGGTGGACAAAAAAAACAAATACTGTTTTTGATGAAATGAAACACAAAAATGATGTGATTTTTTGTGGTTGGCTCTTGCCAAACGAATTAAAAAATGTTCTTGGTGCCGCTCTCGCTCTCACTTACGTTTCATATTTCGAGGGATTCGGAATTCCGATAGTTGAAGCAATGTATTGCGATACTCCTGTGATAACTTCAAACTGCACGTCAATGCCCGAAATTGCAGGCGATGCCGCACTTCTTGTTGACCCGTTTTCTCCCAAATCAATTTGCGATGCAATGCTGAAAATAGCTAAAGATAAAAGTGTAAGCGCAGATTTAATAAAAAAAGGACAAATTCGCCGTCAGAGTTTTTCATGGCAAAAAACTGCCGACCTGCTGTGGAATTGTGTTATTAAAGCTGTTAATAGTTAA
- a CDS encoding dihydroorotate dehydrogenase, with the protein MADLSINIKKLLFKNPVLTASGTFGYGEEFEDFIALNKLGGFITKGTTLKSREGNAYPRVHETASGMLNAVGLQNKGIDYFIKTTYPIIKDLNTNIIVNVSGSTIEDYTAVAEKLNALEKIPAIELNISCPNVKQGGMAFGTSCKSAAEVTKAIRKTYKKILIVKLSPNVTDITEIARAVEAEGADAVSLINTLLGMAIDAEIRKPVLSTVTGGLSGPCIKPIALRMVWQTYKAVKIPIIGLGGIMNAADAIEFFLAGATAIQIGTANFIDPQTSLKVIKGIENYLSKHKINSINELVGKLSIE; encoded by the coding sequence ATGGCAGATTTAAGCATTAACATAAAAAAATTATTGTTCAAAAATCCTGTTCTCACTGCATCGGGCACATTCGGATATGGTGAGGAATTTGAAGATTTCATTGCCTTGAATAAATTAGGTGGTTTTATTACAAAAGGAACGACCTTGAAAAGCCGCGAAGGAAACGCTTATCCGCGGGTGCACGAAACAGCATCGGGAATGCTGAATGCAGTAGGGCTTCAAAACAAAGGCATTGATTATTTTATTAAAACCACTTACCCTATAATAAAAGATTTAAATACAAATATTATTGTTAATGTTTCCGGCTCTACAATTGAAGATTATACTGCAGTGGCTGAAAAATTAAATGCTCTTGAAAAAATCCCTGCAATTGAATTAAACATTTCATGCCCGAATGTAAAGCAAGGCGGAATGGCTTTCGGAACAAGTTGCAAATCGGCAGCCGAAGTTACTAAAGCAATACGTAAAACATATAAAAAAATTCTTATCGTTAAGCTTTCCCCTAATGTAACAGACATCACCGAAATAGCACGTGCAGTTGAAGCTGAAGGTGCTGATGCAGTTTCATTAATCAATACATTGCTTGGTATGGCAATTGATGCCGAAATCCGCAAGCCCGTATTATCAACTGTTACAGGAGGATTATCGGGTCCGTGTATAAAACCAATTGCATTGCGAATGGTTTGGCAAACATATAAAGCAGTAAAAATTCCGATAATCGGATTAGGTGGAATAATGAATGCTGCCGATGCAATTGAATTTTTTCTTGCCGGTGCTACCGCAATTCAAATCGGCACGGCAAATTTTATTGACCCGCAAACAAGCTTAAAAGTCATAAAAGGAATTGAAAATTATTTAAGTAAACATAAAATAAATTCCATAAACGAACTCGTAGGTAAATTGTCAATAGAATAA